The Fusarium keratoplasticum isolate Fu6.1 chromosome 8, whole genome shotgun sequence genome includes a region encoding these proteins:
- a CDS encoding Leptomycin B resistance protein pmd1: MSNHDDQGDDNDHGDRPKPSGFASYVRIFSYVDRSSWALYSTAFIAAIGAGAALPLMNLVFGRFVTTFNGFASGGVSPDDYMAEVSRHALYFIYLFIARFLLIYTHTVLVSIGAIRATKALRMDFLQSLLRQDMTFFDSVEAGSPSVKVTTNGNLVTNGISERLTVLVQSCSTFVAAFVVAFIVQWKLTLITLGIVPTIVIVTGICMTIEVKSENKLMDIFSRASLVAEGVFSSITTVHAFWLQPTMARRYEEFLADLERVGKKKSPNYGVLFATQFFSVYSGYGLAFWQGIRMFARGEIDEPGAVVTYAYIPLPPPIIPRRTLIPLHPHSVIMAVVLAATSLTQIAPQIITITKAATAADELFRIIDKTSAIDPLSSAEPVPEKCVGELELKALEFAYPSRPDVKVLSGLDLKIPAGKTTALVGASGSGKSTIVGLLERWYDPAAGLIQFDGRDIQNINLAWLRTQVRLVQQEPVLFSGTIIDNVAFGLEGTAHANASHEEKLALLKAACQDANAHDFIERLPQQYATWIGERARTLSGGQKQRIAIARSIISRPSILLLDEATSALDSKAEKAVQDALDRISVGRTTVIIAHKLSTVQKAHNIAVMSAGRVVEQGTHQDLIAADGAYASLVRAQDLKKAKGKSTERPEPEGEWIEEKEGAEPPAPLSPHRSRSIVAESVEGSARALGKETMGYGIVRCVWLLILDQPELWRFYGIIAFLCVLGGGTYPAQAVIFAQTLQIFQLSGDEAIHLGDFWALMFFVVAVANFVVYFILGWLANIIIQKVSRKYRRELFRNTMKQDVAFFDLQQNATGAICARLLTNASNLNDLLGINSGLILISLVTVVSVSVLGIVYGWKLGLVCVFGALPPIVMSGFLRIRLEVKLEEDTSERFASSAALATEAVSAIRTVASLTLENKMLALYRERLDVVAKKSAKALTLTMLWYAFSQSVNFLSMALGFWYGGLLVSTGEYTNVQFFVVFIAVVLGGENAATLFQYTMSMTGATASANYIFWLRRRVPSVDNSFTDDENDTQGDAPQDSPGNDAIGVHCQALEFAYPSRPQSKVISGVDINIQPARFVAFVGPSGCGKSTMVSLLSRFIDPTSGSIAMDGRSIHELEPQAHRRRLALVQQEPVLYQGSVRENIAMGLAESKDVTEAQIEKACRDANILDFVSSLPEGLGTDVGTRGARLSGGQRQRVAIARALIRNPKVLLLDEATSALDTESERLVQAALYEAARDGKRTTIAVAHRLSTVRDADCIFVFQSGEITEMGSHVELMEKKGVYFEMCKGQVLDRALA; the protein is encoded by the exons ATGTCTAACCACGACGATCAGGGCGACGACAATGATCACGGGGATCGGCCAAAGCCATCTGGCTTTGCCAGCTATGTTCGAATCTTCAGCTATGTCGACCGCAGCAGCTGGGCCCTGTACTCGACAGCCTTCATCGCCGCCATTGGGGCTGGCGCGGCACTCCCGCTGATGAACCTCGTCTTCGGCAGGTTCGTCACGACTTTCAACGGCTTCGCCAGTGGCGGCGTGAGCCCCGACGATTACATGGCCGAGGTATCGAGGCACGC CCTCTACTTCATCTACCTGTTCATCGCCAGGTTCCTTCTCATCTATACCCACACCGTGCTGGTGTCCATTGGAGCCATCCGAGCCACCAAAGCACTGCGCATGGACTTCCTGCAGAGTCTCCTGCGCCAGGACATGACCTTCTTCGACTCGGTAGAGGCTGGCTCTCCGTCGGTCAAGGTCACCACCAACGGCAACCTCGTCACCAACGGCATTTCTGAGCGTCTCACCGTCTTAGTCCAAAGCTGCTCGACGTTTGTGGCAGCcttcgtcgtcgccttcATCGTCCAGTGGAAGCTTACGCTCATCACCCTGGGCATCGTCCCgaccatcgtcatcgtcactgGCATCTGCATGACCATCGAGGTGAAGAGCGAGAACAAGTTGATGGACATCTTCTCCCGCGCCAGCCTGGTCGCCGAGGGGGTCTTCTCCAGCATCACGACCGTCCACGCTTTTTGGCTGCAGCCGACCATGGCGAGGCGGTACGAAGAGTTCCTCGCCGACCTAGAGCGCGtagggaagaagaagtcgcCCAACTACGGCGTGCTCTTTGCGACCCAGTTCTTCTCCGTCTACTCGGGTTATGGCCTCGCCTTCTGGCAGGGCATCAGGATGTTCGCCCGCGGCGAGATTGACGAGCCGGGTGCCGTTGTCACGTATGCATACATCCCTTTGCCCCCCCCCATCATTCCGCGACGCACGCTGATCCCCCTTCATCCTCACAGtgtcatcatggccgtcgtTCTCGCTGCGACATCCCTGACCCAGATCGCGCCCCAAATCATCACCATTACAAAGGCCGCCACTGCTGCTGACGAGCTGTTCCGCATCATCGATAAAACCTCCGCCATCGATCCACTGTCGTCCGCTGAGCCTGTCCCGGAGAAGTGTGTTGGCGAGCTTGAACTGAAAGCCCTCGAGTTTGCCTACCCCTCTCGCCCCGATGTCAAAGTTCTCAGTGGCCTGGACCTGAAGATCCCCGCTGGCAAGACTACGGCACTCGTCGGCGCCAGTGGCTCAGGGAAGAGCACAATCGTCGGTCTTCTCGAGCGCTGGTACGACCCGGCAGCCGGTCTGATCCAGTTCGACGGACGAGACATTCAGAACATCAACCTGGCCTGGCTGCGGACACAGGTCCGTCTCGTACAGCAGGAACCCGTCCTGTTCAGCGGCACAATCATCGACAACGTTGCCTTCGGCCTGGAGGGGACTGCACACGCAAATGCCTCCcatgaggagaagcttgctCTCCTAAAGGCGGCCTGTCAAGATGCTAATGCTCACGACTTCATCGAGAGGCTTCCTCAACAGTACGCGACCTGGATCGGCGAACGTGCTCGCACGCTATCCGGAGGCCAGAAGCAacgcatcgccatcgcccGAAGCATCATTTCTCGCCCGTCGATCCTGCTGCTCGACGAAGCAACCAGTGCGCTTGATTCGAAAGCTGAGAAGGCCGTCCAGGACGCGCTGGACAGGATCTCTGTCGGCAGGAcaaccgtcatcatcgcgCACAAACTATCCACGGTGCAGAAAGCGCACAACATCGCCGTGATGTCTGCGGGACGGGTCGTCGAGCAGGGAACGCACCAGGACCTCATCGCCGCTGATGGCGCCTATGCGAGCCTCGTCAGGGCGCAAGATCTGAAAAAGGCAAAAGGCAAGTCGACTGAACGGCCGGAGCCCGAGGGTGAGTGGAttgaagagaaagaaggagCAGAGCCGCCCGCACCACTGTCGCCGCATCGATCCAGAAGCATCGTCGCCGAGTCGGTGGAGGGTAGCGCTCGAGCCCTCGGAAAGGAGACTATGGGATACGGCATCGTCCGCTGCGTATGGCTGCTCATACTGGATCAGCCCGAACTATGGAGGTTCTACGGGATAATCGCCTTCCTTTGTGTCCTCGGAG GCGGAACTTATCCGGCACAAGCCGTCATTTTCGCCCAGACGCTCCAAATCTTCCAGTTGAGCGGCGACGAAGCCATCCACCTCGGAGACTTCTGGGCGCTCATGTTCTTCGTCGTTGCCGTCGCCAACTTTGTCGTCTACTTCATCTTGGGATGGctggccaacatcatcatccagaaGGTCAGTCGAAAATACCGCCGCGAGCTCTTCAGAAACACCATGAAGCAGGATGTTGCCTTCTTCGACCTCCAACAAAACGCTACTGGCGCAATCTGTGCCCGGCTGCTGACCAACGCCTCAAACCTGAACGACCTCCTTGGCATCAACTCGGGCCTGATCCTGATCAGCTTGGTCACGgtcgtctccgtctccgtcCTGGGCATCGTCTACGGCTGGAAGCTCGGCCTCGTCTGCGTCTTTGGTGCCCTCCCCCCGATTGTGATGAGCGGCTTTCTACGGATCCGCCTTGaggtcaagctggaggaAGATACCTCGGAGCGCTTCGCCAGCAGCGCCGCGCTCGCGACGGAAGCCGTCTCTGCCATCCGCACCGTGGCGTCGCTTACACTAGAGAACAAGATGCTCGCGCTGTACCGGGAGAGGCTGGATGTCGTGGCGAAGAAATCTGCAAAAGCGCTGACGCTCACCATGCTCTGGTACGCCTTCTCGCAGTCCGTCAACTTCCTCTCCATGGCTCTCGGCTTCTGGTACGGCGGGTTGCTTGTGTCTACCGGCGAGTACACAAACGTGCAGTTTTTCGTGGTCTTCATCGCCGTCGTGCTCGGTGGAGAGAACGCGGCCACACTCTTCCAATACACGATGAGCATGACCGGGGCGACGGCCTCGGCCAACTACATCTTTTGGCTTCGTCGGAGGGTCCCGAGCGTCGATAACTCGTTCACGGACGACGAGAATGACACCCAGGGCGATGCGCCGCAAGACTCCCCCGGAAACGATGCCATCGGCGTCCATTGCCAAGCCCTCGAGTTTGCCTACCCTTCTCGCCCGCAGTCGAAGGTGATTTCGGGCGTCGACATCAACATTCAACCGGCCAGATTCGTCGCCTTTGTCGGCCCGTCAGGCTGCGGAAAGTCCACCATGGTCAGCCTCCTCTCTCGCTTCATAGACCCGACATCTGGCTCTATCGCGATGGATGGCCGCTCGATCCACGAGCTGGAACCGCAAGCTCATCGACGGCGCCTCGCACTGGTCCAGCAAGAACCGGTGCTGTACCAAGGCAGTGTCCGGGAGAACATCGCCATGGGCCTGGCAGAGTCCAAGGACGTCACGGAAGCCCAGATAGAGAAAGCCTGCAGGGACGCCAATATCCTCGACTTCGTCTCCTCGCTGCCCGAGGGGCTGGGGACCGATGTCGGCACCCGCGGGGCCAGGCTCTCCGGCGGCCAGCGGCAGCGCGTGGCCATCGCCCGGGCGCTGATCCGGAACCCGAAGGtcctgctccttgacgaAGCGACAAGCGCGCTGGACACGGAGAGCGAGAGGTTGGTGCAGGCGGCGCTCTACGAGGCTGCCAGGGACGGGAAGAGGACGACCATCGCGGTTGCGCATCGGCTGAGCACTGTCAGGGACGCGGACTGCATCTTCGTCTTCCAGAGCGGGGAGATCACCGAGATGGGGAGCCATGTTGagctgatggagaagaagggggtTTATTTCGAGATGTGTAAGGGACAGGTGCTGGACAGAGCTCTCGCCTGA
- a CDS encoding Scytalone dehydratase, with protein MAAEEYVNMISNPAMLGSPTLKTQHLTGASRYQRVSDTEIIGHHQLRVAHQIYEDTTLSKVVVKGHAHSYNKHWYKKIDGQWKFAGLAPELRWSEYDFDKVVAEGRSHAQKT; from the coding sequence ATGGCGGCTGAAGAGTACGTCAACATGATTTCAAATCCCGCGATGCTAGGCAGCCCGACTCTCAAGACGCAGCACCTAACCGGGGCGAGTCGCTACCAACGGGTATCAGACACGGAAATCATCGGTCATCATCAGTTACGAGTGGCTCATCAGATTTACGAGGACACCACACTTTCAAAAGTTGTGGTGAAGGGGCACGCTCACAGCTACAACAAACATTGGTACAAGAAGATTGATGGCCAATGGAAATTTGCAGGACTCGCTCCCGAATTACGGTGGTCTGAGtacgactttgacaaggtCGTTGCTGAGGGTCGTAGCCATGCTCAAAAGACCTAG
- a CDS encoding MFS domain-containing protein, translating into MLGQISIKINGADCGAEALLLALITSIGGFLFGYDTGQISGMLLFEDFTNRFAQKHDDGTIAWVSIIKSLLVSLMSIGCLIGALLGSYTADWYGRRKSLSIAVIVFLIGNTLQITAMHSWVHMTIGRLVAGFGVGALSIGVPMFQSECSPREIRGAVVASYQLMISLGILVSNLVNYGVREIQESDASWRVIIGIEMAFSLPLGLGILMAPESPRWLAMRDDWEGSRLSLARLRGMKDDPKNPLVEDNLSEMRMLLEEERRAGQGTWLECVDPRNQTPKVVYRTLLGMAVQFLQQWTGVNYFFYYGATIFQSAGIDDPILVQLILGAVNVGMTIPGIYVSERVGRRWPLFLGALWQTAWLIVFASVGTAINPEGNGAVGKAMIVSACMFIASFALSWGPLGWVVVGELFPLRTRAKQASLATASNWLGNFLISFLTPFADDGISYSFGYVFAGMNFIAAIITWCFLYESKTLSLEHIDLMYSLPDLKAWKSTSWTPPGYITRRERDEAYFREMGNNKESEKEVIHSDSLTE; encoded by the exons ATGCTCGGACAAAT TTCCATCAAGATCAATGGGGCCGATTGTGGAGCCGAGGCTCTactcttggccttgatcacCTCCATCGGAGGCTTTCTCTTTGGCTATGATACTGGTCAGATCTCAGGAATGCTCCTGTTTGAGGATTTCACCAACCGGTTTGCCCAAAAGCATGATGACGGTACCATCGCATGGGTGTCCATCATCAAGTCGCTTCTGGTCTCACTCATGAGCATTGGTTGTCTGATTGGTGCCTTGTTGGGTTCATA TACGGCCGACTGGTATGGCCGGAGAAAGAGTTTGAGCATTGCCGTTATTgtcttcctcatcggcaACACGCTTCAAATCACGGCAATGCATTCTTGGGTGCATATGACCATTGGTCGACTGGTAGCTGGCTTCGGCGTTGGCGCCCTATCCATCGGTGTGCCAATGTTCCAGAGCGAGTGTTCTCCACGAGAGATCCGTGGTGCTGTGGTCGCGTCTTACCAGCTCATGATTAGTCTGGGCATCCTTGTTTCGAACCTTGTCAACTATGGAGTCCGCGAGATCCAGGAATCAGATGCCTCTTGGCGTGTGATCATCGGTATTGAGATGgctttctctcttcctctcggcCTTGGCATTCTCATGGCCCCAGAGTCACCCAGGTGGCTGGCCATGAGAGATGATTGGGAAGGATCACGACTTTCTCTCGCACGACTTCGCGGCATGAAGGATGACCCGAAGAATCCATTGGTTGAGGACAATCTCAGCgagatgaggatgctgctgGAAGAAGAACGCAGAGCCGGACAAGGTACCTGGCTTGAATGCGTCGACCCACGCAACCAGACCCCCAAGGTTGTGTATCGAACCCTCCTTGGCATGGCTGTTCAATTCCTCCAACAGTGGACTGGCGTCAACTACTTCTTC TACTATGGAGCTACGATCTTCCAATCTGCTGGTATCGATGATCCAATTTTGGTTCAACTGATCCTGGGTGCTGTCAACGTCGGCATGACCATCCCCGGCATCTACGTCTCAGAACGAGTGGGTCGTCGATGGCCTCTCTTCTTGGGCGCTCTGTGGCAGACAGCCTGGCTTATCGTTTTCGCCTCTGTCGGCACAGCGATCAACCCCGAGGGCAACGGCGCTGTTGGAAAGGCCATGATTGTTTCGGCCTGTATGTTTATTGCATCCTTCGCCCTTAGCTGGGGTCCCTTGGGTTGGGTTGTCGTTGGAGAACTGTTCCCTCTCCGAACTCGTGCCAAGCAAGCGTCTCTTGCGACAGCGAGCAACTGGCTTGGAAACT TCCTCATCAGTTTCCTCACCCCCTTCGCTGACGACGGTATCTCTTACTCCTTTGGATACGTCTTTGCTGGAATGAACTTCATCGCGGCCATCATAACCTGGTGCTTCCTCTACGAGTCCAAGACTCTGAGCCTTGAACACATCGACCTGATGTACAGTCTTCCAGATTTGAAGGCTTGGAAGAGCACAAGCTGGACGCCACCAGGTTACATCACCCGTAGAGAGCGCGACGAGGCTTATTTCCGCGAGATGGGCAACAACAAGgagagcgagaaggaggttATTCACAGCGACAGTCTTACCGAATAG